A region of the Pseudomonas asiatica genome:
GATCAGCACCTGTACGTGGGACAGGTCGAGGTTGCCGGCATTGAGCTGCTCGAGCAGGCGGCCCGGGGTGCCGATCAGCACGTCCGGCACCTTGCGCAGCATGGCGGCCTGTTCCTTGAAGTCTTCACCGCCGGTAACCAGGCCCGACTTGATGTAGGTGAACTGCGAGAACAGCTGTACCTGCTTGAGGGTCTGCTGGGCCAGTTCACGGGTCGGCAGCAGGATCAGCGCACGGATCTCGACGCGGCGTTCGCGCAGGTCGACCAGGCGGTTGAGCAGCGGCAGCACGAAGGCCGCGGTCTTGCCGCTGCCGGTCTGCGCGGTCACGCGCAGGTCACGCCCTTGCAGGGCCAGGGGGATGGCCGCGGCCTGCACCGGGGTTGGCTCGACAAAGTTAAGCTCGGCCACGGCTTTAAGCAGGCGTTCGTGCAGGGCGAATTGGGAGAACACGGAGGTAACCTCAGGCAAGTGCGGAAAATTCAGTTGCATAGGGTAACGTTTTCTGCCGCCTTAGCCGAATTTCTTTTGGCAACTTTGTCGCCATCCGCGCTCTAATGGCGCTTCGTTTGGCAACAAGACTGTACGCAAGCCCATGGATATCCAACGAATCTGGCGTGACTCCCTCGACCTGTGGGGCACCCTTGACCAACATCCGATGCTGCACGCGGCCATTGGCCTGGCGGTGCTGCTGCTCATTTCCCTGGTCATCGGCCGCCTGGCACGCTTCCTGGTGCTGCACGGCGCCCGCCTGCTGGCCCGCCAGCCAGCACTGAAGTGGCTGGACGACCTGCGCAACAACAAGGTGTTCCACCGCCTGGCACAGACCACGCCGTCACTGGTGCTGCAGTTCGGCCTGAAACTGGTGCCTGAGCTGTCCGACACCGCCCAGCACTTCCTCGGCAATGTCGCCCTGGCCTTTACCCTGCTGTTCATGACCATGGCGCTGTCGTGCCTGCTGGATGCCCTGCTCGACATCTATGCCCGCACCGAACACGCCCGCACCCGCTCGATCAAGGGTTACGTGCAACTGGCCAAGATGATGCTGTGGATCTTCGCCTCCATCGTCATCGTCGCCACCCTGATCGACCGCTCGCCGCTGTTGCTGCTGTCGGGCCTGGGCGCCATGTCGGCGGTGCTGCTGTTGGTGTACAAGGACACCCTGCTGTCGTTCGTCGCCAGTGTGCAGCTGACCAGCAACGACATGCTGCACGTGGGCGACTGGATCGAAATGCCCCAGGTGGGCGCCGATGGCGATGTGGTGGACATCACCCTGCACACGGTGAAGGTGCAGAATTTCGACAAGACCATCGTCTCCATCCCCACCTGGCGCCTGATGAGCGAGTCGTTCCGCAACTACCGCGGCATGCAGCAGTCCGGTGGCCGACGCATCAAGCGCAGCCTGTTCATCGATGCGGCCGGCGTGCGGTTCCTGACTCGCGAGGAAGAACAGCGGCTCACCCAGGTCAGCCTTCTGCGCGATTACCTGGCGGGCAAGCGCCAGGAACTGCAAAGCTGGAACGAAGCCCTGGGGCCAGTGGCCGAGCTGTCGGCCAACCGCCGCAAGCTGACCAACATCGGCACCTTCCGGGCGTTTGCCCTGGCCTACCTGAGGAACCACCCCAACGTGCACCCGAACATGACCTGCATGGTGCGGCAGATGCAGACCACCGCCGAAGGTGTACCGCTGGAGATCTACTGCTTTACCACTACCACGGCGTGGGCTGAGTACGAGCGGATTCAGGGGGATATCTTCGATTATCTGCTGGCGGTGTTGCCGGAGTTTGGGCTGAGTCTGTATCAGCAGCCGAGTGGCAACGACATGCGGGTGGGGTTGAGCGGGCGTGTATCGCAAGAGCCTGTGCCGCGTCGGCTGGAAGACATGAGCGAGGCTTGAGATTGCCGGGGCTGCTTCGCAGCCCATCGCCGGCAAGCCAGCTCCCACATGCTCCGCGCAAAATTCGAGACATGCGCAGTACCTGTGGGAGCAACTGTCTTGCTTAAATTCTAAAAGTTGGCGCGATCCCCTGTGGGAGCGGCCTCGTGTCGCGAAAGGGCTGCAAAGCAGCCCCAGCAATTTCAACTATCGCGCATCAATCCTGGGGCCGCGTGGCGGCCCTTTCGCGACACAAGGCCGCTCCCACAGGTACAGCGACAACCTCGAAATCAACGCTGCAGCCGTGGAAGCTGGCTTGCCGGCGATGGGGCGCAAAGCGGCCCCTTTCCGTGTCAGGACCGAGTCAGGGGTGCGCATTCATGCTTGTCGAAAGCCGGTTACTCTCGCGCCCATGGACCATGCAATACAGCGCACCGGCCAGGATCAACCCCATCGCCCAACTGATGTCCGCCCCCAGCCACTCGGCCACGAAGCCCGTGTAGAACGACAGTTTCATGAACGGGATGGTACCGATGATCGACACGGCGTACACCGCCAGGCTTCGACGATTGAAGCACCCATAACGCCCCTTGGAGTCATACAGCGCCCCGACATCATAGTGGCCTCGGCATACCCAGTAGTAATCCACCAGGTTGATCGCGCTCCATGGGATCAACAGGTACAGCTGGCCAATCAGGATGTCGGCAAAGAACGTATCGAAATTGTATTGGGTGGCGATGGCGATCAGCGTTGCCGCTGCGGTCAGCCCAGCCATCACCAAGGCCTTGGCCGTCGCGGTTACGCGCCGGATGGTCTTGAAGGCGCCAAAGATCGTGACCGACGACATGTAGGCGCTGTACAGGCACAGGACGTTGTACTGGATCACCCCCAGTGCAATCACTGCCAGCGCCAGCGGCGCCCACGG
Encoded here:
- a CDS encoding mechanosensitive ion channel family protein → MDIQRIWRDSLDLWGTLDQHPMLHAAIGLAVLLLISLVIGRLARFLVLHGARLLARQPALKWLDDLRNNKVFHRLAQTTPSLVLQFGLKLVPELSDTAQHFLGNVALAFTLLFMTMALSCLLDALLDIYARTEHARTRSIKGYVQLAKMMLWIFASIVIVATLIDRSPLLLLSGLGAMSAVLLLVYKDTLLSFVASVQLTSNDMLHVGDWIEMPQVGADGDVVDITLHTVKVQNFDKTIVSIPTWRLMSESFRNYRGMQQSGGRRIKRSLFIDAAGVRFLTREEEQRLTQVSLLRDYLAGKRQELQSWNEALGPVAELSANRRKLTNIGTFRAFALAYLRNHPNVHPNMTCMVRQMQTTAEGVPLEIYCFTTTTAWAEYERIQGDIFDYLLAVLPEFGLSLYQQPSGNDMRVGLSGRVSQEPVPRRLEDMSEA